A single window of Inediibacterium massiliense DNA harbors:
- a CDS encoding S-layer homology domain-containing protein, which yields MNSFRKNTLAFFMIFMMIFSCIPISHAQDNMTSSITHEGNQVMITGNTTPDTIVTLLVLRVEDQSKSYSNETKSNDQGAYEFSFPLKGGEYEVIVTSNGIHKQEKLQILDENTAVATVRVEGATKTLLPLTEVIIYEGETTLLDAVKKGLEKQNVDYKMDGDMIHSISGEVGWQWMLNGKGGMAIPSTKLHAGDQIILVDDEIWDPVITKLKLSKEEVNSGEEFTVYLKIDTNGEVPVSNQPIVYGGVEKKTDKEGKAIFTGSTTGKVEAPLKGKWIRPVPLTVQVHSSSSNKPGQDDKSIKVDMRIEGYKGTIFDDKISFKLKDYRGSDGKYRITDPKGEEHVFDRPTVFLATVVAWNQAGISDNIVNSKDKGYYIARMAGEQEFDFKDEHPTCGWMIRVNDVVIPKGSGAWEIKDKDKVEWYYTSIDPGVCFGYIDVSPTNLKTGEKLYVKVNGKINNFGGAGSSQPIEGAIVYVGNETYTTDKEGKAEITMNTAGTFDVYAIKLDKNSKHGQYYFPLVSRTEKVKVTVTGKNISGGGTISNPDYQKEYDIINNPNTNEKDTVKATKDAIDKFSKKADKVQNEKDAQNMIKDGKDIGKIIEKAIEKVKTEEGAKDVFKENIKVVNGLAKSGEKLSKENDKKELSQVVAQNMNHTIKLVSVINDSKEVIKLAGECMDASGKVIKAIGKENSKEVIEKTIKLAQNTVEKVSMKKVTKERITVEKEKAVVKVEEAMIQEASKNTASTVKIINEKLKSNGIEGISLENKVIIQIPKVEQKEVEAVLSANIMKIVKENKVEKVSIQTENAVFNVTPNTLVQKEIALSAKTIDRNDLTALEKNKVPKGCVVVDLNAKVEGEKINQFNEPMKVSLPYNGEVKTGETVQVFYLKDNGTIENMGGIYDPNTKMVTFEATHFSKYFAQKVGKEEAKVTFSDLNGYEWATKAIEEMANKGIISGRSEDVFDPGASITRAEFATLITKMLGLNIENINVGFTDVEDMAWYTPYIKTAYKNGLVSGRSETIFDPNGKITREEMATIIGKVLTQKGKEKANTNELERFSDKTNIASWANENVALCVKEAIISGMPDGTFMPKENANRAQAAMMLYNLYKSIQ from the coding sequence ATGAATTCATTTCGAAAAAATACCTTGGCTTTTTTTATGATTTTTATGATGATTTTTTCATGTATACCTATTTCTCATGCTCAAGACAATATGACAAGTAGTATTACACATGAAGGAAATCAAGTAATGATTACAGGAAATACTACTCCTGATACAATTGTGACATTATTAGTTCTTCGAGTAGAAGATCAAAGTAAAAGCTATTCTAATGAAACAAAATCTAATGATCAAGGAGCTTATGAATTTTCTTTCCCACTTAAGGGAGGAGAATATGAAGTTATTGTAACAAGCAATGGAATTCATAAACAAGAAAAATTACAAATTTTAGATGAAAACACAGCAGTAGCAACGGTTCGGGTAGAGGGAGCTACAAAGACATTGCTTCCTTTAACAGAAGTCATCATATATGAAGGAGAAACGACTCTTTTAGATGCTGTCAAAAAAGGTTTGGAAAAACAAAATGTAGATTATAAAATGGATGGAGATATGATCCATAGCATAAGTGGAGAAGTAGGATGGCAATGGATGCTCAATGGAAAAGGTGGTATGGCTATTCCAAGTACAAAGCTTCATGCAGGAGATCAAATAATATTAGTAGATGATGAAATATGGGATCCAGTCATCACAAAGCTTAAGCTTAGTAAAGAAGAAGTCAATTCAGGTGAAGAATTTACAGTATATTTAAAAATAGATACAAATGGAGAAGTACCTGTTTCAAATCAGCCTATTGTCTATGGAGGAGTAGAAAAGAAAACAGATAAAGAAGGAAAAGCAATCTTTACAGGATCCACTACAGGAAAGGTAGAAGCACCTCTAAAAGGAAAATGGATTCGTCCAGTTCCACTAACAGTTCAAGTTCATTCGTCATCTAGCAATAAGCCAGGACAAGATGATAAATCTATCAAAGTAGATATGAGAATTGAAGGATACAAAGGAACTATATTTGATGACAAAATAAGCTTTAAATTAAAAGACTACAGAGGAAGCGATGGAAAATACAGAATCACAGATCCAAAAGGAGAAGAGCATGTATTTGATAGGCCAACAGTATTTTTAGCAACAGTTGTGGCATGGAATCAAGCAGGTATTAGTGATAATATTGTCAATTCCAAGGACAAAGGGTATTACATTGCAAGAATGGCAGGAGAGCAAGAATTTGATTTTAAAGATGAGCATCCAACCTGCGGATGGATGATTCGAGTCAATGATGTAGTTATCCCTAAAGGTTCAGGAGCATGGGAAATCAAAGATAAGGACAAGGTAGAGTGGTATTATACATCTATTGATCCAGGAGTATGTTTTGGATATATAGATGTAAGTCCTACAAACTTAAAAACAGGAGAAAAATTATATGTAAAGGTCAATGGAAAAATAAATAATTTTGGAGGAGCAGGAAGCAGTCAACCGATAGAAGGAGCAATTGTCTATGTAGGAAATGAAACTTATACTACAGATAAAGAAGGAAAAGCAGAAATTACTATGAATACAGCAGGTACCTTTGATGTATATGCTATTAAATTAGATAAAAATTCAAAGCATGGACAATATTATTTCCCACTTGTATCTAGAACAGAAAAAGTAAAGGTAACTGTTACAGGAAAAAATATTTCAGGAGGGGGAACTATTTCTAATCCAGATTATCAAAAAGAATATGATATCATTAATAATCCGAATACAAATGAAAAGGATACAGTAAAAGCTACAAAGGATGCAATAGATAAATTCAGTAAAAAGGCTGACAAGGTTCAGAATGAAAAAGATGCACAAAATATGATAAAAGACGGAAAAGATATAGGAAAAATAATAGAAAAAGCAATAGAAAAAGTAAAAACGGAAGAAGGAGCAAAGGATGTATTCAAAGAAAATATCAAGGTAGTGAATGGATTAGCAAAATCAGGAGAAAAATTATCTAAAGAAAATGATAAAAAAGAATTAAGTCAAGTGGTAGCACAAAATATGAATCATACAATTAAGCTTGTTTCTGTTATTAATGATTCAAAAGAAGTAATCAAACTAGCAGGAGAGTGCATGGATGCAAGTGGAAAAGTCATCAAGGCTATTGGAAAAGAAAATAGCAAAGAGGTTATAGAAAAAACCATAAAACTTGCACAAAATACAGTAGAAAAGGTAAGTATGAAAAAGGTTACAAAAGAAAGAATAACAGTAGAAAAAGAGAAGGCAGTTGTCAAAGTAGAGGAAGCTATGATTCAAGAAGCTTCAAAAAACACAGCAAGTACTGTAAAAATCATAAATGAAAAATTAAAATCAAATGGGATAGAAGGTATTTCACTTGAAAACAAAGTCATCATACAAATACCAAAAGTAGAACAAAAAGAAGTAGAAGCAGTACTTTCAGCAAATATAATGAAAATAGTAAAAGAAAATAAAGTAGAAAAAGTATCTATTCAAACAGAAAATGCAGTATTTAATGTAACACCAAATACTTTAGTTCAAAAAGAAATAGCTTTAAGTGCAAAAACAATAGATCGAAATGATTTAACAGCACTTGAAAAAAATAAAGTACCAAAAGGATGTGTAGTAGTAGATTTAAATGCAAAGGTAGAAGGAGAAAAAATAAATCAATTTAATGAACCTATGAAAGTATCACTTCCATATAATGGAGAAGTCAAAACTGGAGAAACAGTACAAGTATTCTACCTAAAAGATAATGGTACCATAGAAAATATGGGTGGAATATATGATCCTAATACCAAAATGGTAACTTTTGAAGCAACTCATTTTAGTAAATATTTTGCTCAGAAAGTAGGAAAAGAAGAAGCAAAAGTAACTTTTAGTGATTTAAATGGTTATGAATGGGCAACAAAAGCTATAGAAGAAATGGCTAATAAAGGAATTATCAGTGGAAGAAGTGAAGATGTATTTGACCCTGGTGCATCTATCACAAGAGCAGAATTTGCAACCCTAATTACAAAAATGCTTGGATTAAACATAGAAAATATAAATGTAGGCTTTACAGATGTAGAGGATATGGCTTGGTATACTCCATACATTAAAACTGCATACAAAAATGGACTCGTAAGTGGAAGAAGCGAAACTATATTTGATCCAAATGGAAAAATTACAAGAGAAGAAATGGCAACCATCATTGGAAAGGTACTCACACAAAAAGGAAAAGAAAAAGCAAATACAAACGAATTAGAAAGATTTAGTGACAAAACAAATATAGCTTCTTGGGCAAATGAAAATGTAGCATTATGTGTAAAAGAAGCTATTATCAGTGGAATGCCAGATGGTACTTTTATGCCAAAAGAAAATGCAAATAGAGCGCAAGCTGCCATGATGCTTTATAATCTATACAAATCTATACAATAA